One genomic window of Bartonella sp. JB63 includes the following:
- a CDS encoding N-acetylmuramoyl-L-alanine amidase family protein → MIKRFFSKKSKTDYRNVFLHFACYSLLFLMFQVHIQAANTLKLINLRTISDNSSTRIIAVFNAEPNFHLKILDTPTRLVINLPMVDFSMQNKFPNNQNMLSDMLLDVHYDSSDMRASRIIFTSKTTFAIKNSRVKKLDNGLWQILIDITQNSQKDFNEILKNQQQIHHDITKQTNTKSHFRVVLDPGHGGSDSGARGITGILEKNITLTFARALRDELEKDSNIHVFLTRDADEFLKLGERVKKTQDFDADLFISIHADSINIHSLRGATVYTLSDKASDAIAKSLADHENKVDLLDGLTAEEIPEVTDILIDLIRRETQMFSINFADRVILNLSKNKINLINKPHRYADFLVLKASNIPSVLIEIGYLSNKEDEQLLNDPQWRKRMIVAIADSIRQFAAEQQKIMQSL, encoded by the coding sequence ATGATTAAACGATTCTTTAGCAAAAAGTCGAAAACTGATTATAGGAATGTTTTTTTACATTTTGCATGCTATTCATTACTTTTTTTAATGTTTCAGGTTCATATTCAAGCTGCTAATACATTAAAACTTATTAATTTAAGAACCATTAGTGATAACTCATCCACACGTATTATTGCAGTTTTTAATGCTGAACCCAATTTTCACTTAAAGATTTTAGATACACCTACACGTTTAGTTATTAATTTACCGATGGTTGATTTTTCAATGCAGAATAAATTTCCAAATAACCAAAATATGTTATCAGATATGCTATTGGATGTGCATTATGATTCTTCTGATATGCGAGCTTCGCGCATTATTTTTACGAGTAAAACCACTTTTGCCATAAAAAATAGTAGAGTGAAAAAATTAGACAATGGCTTATGGCAAATATTAATTGATATTACTCAAAACTCACAGAAAGATTTTAATGAAATATTGAAAAATCAACAACAAATCCATCATGATATAACAAAACAAACAAATACAAAGAGTCATTTTCGTGTTGTTCTTGATCCTGGTCATGGTGGAAGTGATAGTGGTGCACGAGGTATTACTGGAATTTTAGAAAAAAATATAACACTTACTTTTGCTCGTGCATTACGGGATGAATTAGAAAAAGACTCTAATATTCATGTCTTTTTAACACGTGATGCTGACGAATTTTTAAAATTAGGCGAAAGAGTCAAAAAAACACAAGATTTTGATGCTGATCTTTTTATCTCTATTCATGCAGATAGTATTAATATTCATTCTTTGCGCGGAGCTACAGTATATACTCTTTCTGATAAAGCATCTGATGCGATTGCAAAATCTTTAGCTGATCATGAAAACAAAGTAGATCTTCTTGATGGATTAACAGCAGAAGAAATACCAGAAGTTACAGATATTTTAATTGATCTTATTCGACGTGAAACTCAAATGTTCTCGATTAATTTCGCTGATCGTGTTATTTTGAACTTATCAAAGAATAAAATCAATTTAATAAATAAACCTCATCGATATGCTGATTTTCTAGTTTTAAAAGCTTCAAATATTCCTTCTGTTTTGATAGAAATAGGCTATTTATCTAATAAAGAGGATGAACAATTATTAAATGATCCTCAATGGAGAAAACGAATGATTGTTGCTATTGCTGATTCCATTCGCCAATTTGCAGCAGAGCAACAGAAAATTATGCAATCGCTTTAA
- a CDS encoding invasion associated locus B family protein yields MSHKNIYFSISLLAGAIASFLSIHTPTNAQSLSQGWYKVCNKQHDVDICNTMNTIVSQTGQPLTAINLVEIKGKQNEKRIGLQVPTGRLLPEGVHIQIGNDFSKKIPYVICNGTSCIANDVLDDKLISAMKAGSKMVITTVNFRGTANPIEFSLKGFTNAYTGPGIDEKAFQQEQTKLQQAIQSKQKEIEDRMRAEQEKAKQIIN; encoded by the coding sequence ATGTCGCATAAAAATATTTACTTTTCTATTTCATTATTAGCTGGAGCTATTGCTTCTTTTCTTTCCATCCATACTCCAACAAATGCACAGAGTTTATCTCAAGGATGGTATAAAGTTTGCAATAAACAGCATGATGTTGATATTTGTAATACCATGAACACTATTGTATCACAGACCGGTCAGCCTTTGACAGCTATTAATTTAGTCGAAATAAAGGGCAAACAAAATGAAAAACGCATAGGTCTTCAAGTGCCTACGGGACGTTTATTACCAGAAGGTGTTCATATTCAAATTGGGAATGATTTCTCTAAAAAAATTCCTTATGTTATTTGTAATGGAACGAGCTGTATTGCCAATGATGTTTTAGATGATAAACTAATTTCTGCTATGAAAGCTGGCTCAAAAATGGTTATAACAACTGTTAATTTCCGCGGTACAGCCAATCCTATAGAATTTTCTCTTAAAGGATTTACCAATGCATATACAGGTCCTGGTATAGATGAAAAGGCTTTCCAACAAGAACAAACAAAATTGCAGCAAGCCATTCAGTCAAAGCAAAAAGAGATTGAAGATCGTATGAGAGCTGAACAAGAAAAGGCAAAACAAATAATAAATTAA
- the prfB gene encoding peptide chain release factor 2 (programmed frameshift), with protein sequence MRAEIETLVDEIQQAISLLRRHLNWDQSLKRLEYLNQKVEDPLLWNNAQKAQNLMRERQNLEDSMNSTQLFTQTLEECIELIAMGEEENDVGIITEAENTILQLKSDIYKRQIEMLLSGEADSNDTYLEIHAGAGGTESQDWASMLLRMYTRWAEQHKMKVEILETHDGEETGIKSATILVKGHNAYGLLKTESGVHRLVRISPYDSNARRHTSFASIWVYPVVDENIEVNLSEADVRIDTYRASGAGGQHVNTTDSAVRITHIKTGIVVQCQTERSQHKNRATAWSMLRARLYEEELKKREEETNAVEASKTEIGWGHQIRSYVLQPYQLVKDLRTGIENTDPQTVLNGDLDTFIEAALAQRVHGKQALEDIN encoded by the exons ATGCGAGCAGAAATAGAAACATTAGTCGATGAAATTCAGCAAGCAATTAGTTTACTAAGGAGGCATCTT AACTGGGACCAGTCACTAAAACGACTTGAATATCTTAATCAAAAAGTAGAAGATCCATTGCTTTGGAATAATGCACAAAAAGCGCAAAATTTGATGCGTGAACGTCAAAATCTTGAAGATTCGATGAATAGCACTCAGTTATTTACACAAACACTTGAAGAATGTATCGAACTAATAGCAATGGGTGAAGAAGAAAATGATGTGGGAATTATTACTGAAGCTGAAAATACAATACTTCAACTTAAAAGCGATATATATAAGCGACAAATTGAGATGCTTCTTTCAGGAGAAGCAGATTCAAATGATACTTATTTAGAAATTCATGCTGGAGCAGGAGGAACAGAAAGTCAAGATTGGGCTTCTATGCTTTTGCGTATGTATACTCGTTGGGCTGAACAACATAAAATGAAAGTTGAAATACTAGAAACTCATGATGGTGAAGAAACAGGTATCAAATCAGCTACTATTCTTGTAAAAGGGCATAATGCTTATGGTCTGCTAAAGACAGAATCGGGTGTTCATCGTTTAGTTCGTATTTCGCCATATGACTCAAATGCAAGACGACATACCTCTTTTGCAAGCATTTGGGTATATCCGGTTGTTGATGAAAATATTGAAGTTAATCTATCAGAGGCGGATGTTCGTATTGATACATATCGTGCATCAGGCGCTGGAGGACAACATGTTAATACAACAGATTCTGCAGTACGTATTACGCATATAAAAACTGGTATTGTTGTTCAATGTCAAACAGAGCGCTCTCAACATAAAAATCGAGCAACAGCTTGGTCGATGTTGCGTGCACGCCTTTATGAAGAGGAATTAAAAAAAAGAGAAGAAGAAACTAATGCGGTTGAGGCTTCTAAAACAGAAATTGGTTGGGGACATCAAATTAGATCTTATGTTCTTCAACCGTATCAACTTGTCAAAGATTTGCGTACAGGAATTGAAAATACTGATCCACAAACTGTACTAAATGGTGATCTAGATACATTTATAGAAGCAGCACTTGCCCAACGTGTTCACGGAAAACAAGCGCTTGAAGATATTAATTGA
- a CDS encoding extracellular solute-binding protein, translated as MHGTPKLSNNFDYFPYADPNANKKGKITYGVVGTFNGLNPFVIRSFRTTARGLLADEQFSGLVYETMMVRSRDEAFTLYSLLAEKVELNDERTEITFFLNPKARFSDGKFITVEDVLFTVKLLKDKGRPPFDRYMKRIASIEKIGSHGIKMRFPHSKDREFPLLLASVMPVLPKHAINVDDFEKNGLVKIPGSGPYIIEHVDPGERIIYKRNPDYWGKNLAVNRGLNNFDTIQIEYFRNDTAHFEAFKKGLVDIFIETNPNRWRLSYNFPAVREGRVIKEIFSKGTPADLIGFVFNTRRSIFKDRKVRQALSMLFDFGWINHHLFNDIYTRTEGYWDGSVLSSIGKPASEKEKELLAPYLDAVLPEVMNGHWRIPKTDGSGMERESAQKAWKLLQEAGFTRKNNKAITPDGLPFKFEIMTQAFEEEKVALAFQSTLSRLGIDVEIRTVDDSQYQNRLGIFNYDMIIGKLKNSLSPGNEQINRWASVSRNLKGSFNFAGASDPAVDAMITAILDARSDTEFIAAVRALDRILISGSYYIPLYHLPKQWIARWSYLKHPAYTSLYGFRLQTWWCE; from the coding sequence ATGCACGGAACACCGAAATTATCAAATAATTTTGACTATTTTCCTTATGCTGATCCTAATGCAAACAAAAAAGGAAAAATTACCTATGGAGTTGTTGGGACATTTAATGGATTAAACCCATTTGTTATCCGTAGCTTTCGAACAACTGCGCGAGGTCTTTTAGCTGATGAACAATTTTCTGGTCTTGTTTATGAAACAATGATGGTACGTTCTCGGGATGAAGCTTTTACGCTATACAGTCTTCTTGCAGAAAAAGTTGAATTAAATGATGAACGTACTGAAATTACTTTTTTTCTTAATCCGAAAGCTCGTTTTTCAGATGGAAAGTTTATAACAGTTGAAGATGTTTTATTCACAGTCAAACTGCTTAAAGATAAAGGAAGACCACCTTTTGACAGATATATGAAACGCATAGCGTCTATTGAAAAAATTGGTTCTCATGGTATTAAAATGCGTTTTCCACACTCAAAAGATCGTGAATTTCCGCTTCTTTTAGCAAGTGTAATGCCAGTATTACCAAAACATGCTATTAATGTTGATGATTTTGAGAAAAACGGCTTAGTTAAAATTCCAGGAAGTGGTCCCTATATTATTGAGCATGTTGATCCAGGAGAACGGATCATCTATAAGCGTAATCCCGATTATTGGGGTAAGAATCTTGCTGTTAATAGGGGCTTAAATAATTTTGATACTATTCAAATAGAGTATTTTCGCAATGATACTGCTCACTTTGAAGCTTTTAAAAAAGGTTTAGTTGATATTTTCATTGAAACCAATCCAAATCGCTGGCGGCTTTCTTATAATTTTCCAGCCGTTCGCGAAGGGCGAGTTATAAAAGAAATTTTTTCGAAAGGTACACCTGCCGATCTCATTGGTTTTGTTTTTAATACACGTCGTTCTATTTTTAAAGATAGAAAAGTACGCCAAGCACTTTCAATGCTTTTTGATTTTGGGTGGATTAATCATCACCTTTTTAATGATATATATACTAGAACAGAGGGTTATTGGGATGGATCTGTTCTTTCATCTATTGGAAAACCAGCAAGTGAAAAAGAAAAAGAACTCTTGGCGCCTTATCTTGATGCTGTTCTGCCTGAAGTAATGAATGGACATTGGCGTATTCCTAAAACAGATGGATCAGGTATGGAGCGTGAATCTGCTCAAAAGGCTTGGAAGCTTCTACAAGAAGCAGGCTTTACTAGAAAAAACAATAAGGCTATCACTCCTGATGGTTTGCCTTTTAAATTTGAAATTATGACTCAAGCATTTGAAGAAGAAAAAGTTGCTCTTGCATTTCAGAGCACTTTATCACGTCTTGGTATTGATGTTGAGATAAGAACTGTTGATGATAGTCAATATCAAAATCGCTTAGGAATATTTAATTATGATATGATCATTGGTAAATTAAAAAATTCTCTGTCACCTGGTAATGAACAAATAAATCGTTGGGCTTCTGTTTCTCGAAATTTGAAAGGCAGTTTTAATTTTGCAGGAGCATCTGATCCCGCTGTAGATGCTATGATAACAGCAATACTTGATGCACGCTCAGATACCGAGTTCATTGCAGCAGTGCGCGCATTGGATAGAATTCTAATTTCTGGCAGTTATTATATACCGCTTTATCATTTACCTAAACAGTGGATAGCAAGATGGTCATATTTAAAACATCCTGCGTATACATCGTTATATGGTTTTCGTCTTCAAACTTGGTGGTGTGAGTAA
- a CDS encoding penicillin-binding protein 1A, producing MMIFFRYFLSFLKAIALCGIMMFAIMTPSQAKAIPDYEVLSLYEPPVMTRVHAANGHLMAEFATKHRLYLSIKSIPKILKEAFISAEDKNFYHHFGLDPQGLSRALIKNIMNIGSGQRPEGASTITQQVAKNFLLSSDATLERKLKEAILAMRIEKTYSKDHILELYLNEIYLGRSTYGIAAASLAYFNKSVSELSLEECAYLAALPKGPANYDPFKHTQRAIDRRNWVIDRMILNGYVTPEQGEQAKKKPLGTIIRGRENYVFAADYFTEEIRRYLINHYGATTLYEGGLSVRTTLDPNLQLIAQRSLRNGLIKFDHLQGWRGAYKHINIQDDWNTALKGITALSDLPEWRLAVVLSTAGNTIKIGLQPQRQNSVLLSQKKEIALLSESESKWALSAIDKNGHRKTAHNLSNVLHVGDVIFVEKISNSNDIYRLQQIPKIEGAIVAMEPHTGRVLAMVGGFSFSESQFNRATQAYRQTGSAFKPFVYAAALDNGYTPASVILDGPVEVRQTNGQIWRPKNYGGTFAGPSTLRYGIEYSRNLMTVRLANDMGMPLVSEYAERFGLTDKLQPYLPMALGAGETTLLRMVTAYSVIANGGRSIKPSLIDRIQDRYGRTIYRHDNRLCENCNVQSWNNQSEPTLIDERDQVLDSMTAYQITSMMEGAVQRGTAARLRYLNRHIAGKTGTTNNSKDIWFIGFTPDLVVGVFMGYDQPASLGYNGTGSSLGVPIFGEFIQAALKDKPDVPFKVPEDMILMPINRKTGMLAQTEDDDVIIEAFKPGTGPADIYQVIGGTDFFQEGVPTVTTSPQVNKALQDGGGGLY from the coding sequence ATGATGATTTTTTTTAGATATTTTCTCAGTTTTCTTAAAGCTATTGCGCTTTGTGGAATAATGATGTTTGCTATAATGACTCCTAGTCAAGCTAAAGCGATTCCTGATTATGAGGTTCTTTCACTATATGAGCCACCTGTGATGACACGTGTTCATGCTGCAAATGGTCATCTTATGGCAGAATTTGCTACAAAACATCGTCTTTATTTATCAATCAAATCAATACCGAAAATTCTTAAAGAAGCTTTTATTTCAGCTGAAGATAAGAATTTTTACCATCATTTCGGTTTAGATCCTCAAGGGCTCTCTAGGGCTCTAATCAAAAATATTATGAACATTGGTTCTGGCCAACGTCCAGAGGGAGCTTCAACAATTACACAGCAGGTCGCCAAAAACTTTCTTTTAAGTTCAGATGCAACACTTGAACGTAAACTAAAAGAAGCTATCTTAGCAATGCGTATTGAGAAAACTTATTCAAAAGATCATATTCTTGAGCTTTATCTCAACGAAATTTACCTTGGTCGTTCTACTTATGGCATTGCAGCAGCTTCACTGGCTTATTTCAATAAGTCTGTGAGTGAACTTTCTTTAGAAGAATGTGCCTATTTAGCTGCTCTTCCTAAAGGTCCAGCAAATTATGATCCATTTAAGCATACACAACGTGCTATTGATCGGAGAAATTGGGTTATAGATAGGATGATTTTAAATGGATATGTAACACCAGAACAAGGTGAGCAAGCTAAAAAAAAGCCTTTGGGAACAATAATACGTGGTCGTGAAAACTATGTTTTTGCTGCTGATTATTTTACTGAAGAAATACGCCGTTATCTAATAAATCACTATGGAGCTACAACCCTTTATGAAGGTGGGCTTTCAGTTCGCACAACACTTGATCCGAATTTGCAGCTTATTGCGCAGCGTTCTTTGAGAAATGGCTTAATTAAATTTGATCATTTGCAAGGATGGCGTGGAGCTTATAAACATATCAATATTCAAGATGATTGGAATACTGCGCTCAAAGGAATTACTGCTCTAAGCGATTTACCTGAATGGCGTTTAGCAGTTGTTCTTTCTACTGCGGGAAATACAATAAAGATTGGTTTGCAACCACAGCGTCAAAATTCAGTTTTACTATCACAAAAAAAAGAAATTGCTTTATTATCCGAGTCTGAATCAAAATGGGCACTGAGTGCTATTGACAAAAATGGTCATCGGAAAACTGCTCATAACTTATCGAATGTCTTGCATGTTGGAGATGTTATTTTTGTTGAAAAAATATCAAATAGTAATGATATTTACCGTTTACAACAAATCCCAAAAATTGAAGGGGCTATTGTTGCTATGGAACCTCATACAGGACGTGTTCTTGCAATGGTAGGAGGATTTTCCTTTTCTGAATCTCAATTTAATCGTGCAACGCAAGCTTATCGCCAAACAGGTTCTGCTTTTAAGCCCTTTGTTTATGCTGCAGCACTTGATAATGGATATACACCAGCATCAGTAATTTTAGATGGTCCTGTTGAGGTGCGTCAAACTAATGGGCAAATCTGGCGACCTAAAAATTATGGTGGTACATTTGCAGGACCTTCTACATTACGTTATGGAATTGAGTATTCTCGTAACCTTATGACTGTACGACTTGCCAATGATATGGGCATGCCTCTTGTTTCTGAATATGCAGAACGTTTCGGTCTTACAGATAAATTGCAACCTTACCTTCCCATGGCTTTAGGAGCTGGAGAAACAACACTTTTACGGATGGTAACAGCTTATTCAGTTATTGCTAATGGTGGACGTTCTATTAAACCTTCTCTCATAGATCGAATTCAAGATCGTTACGGAAGAACTATTTACCGTCATGATAATCGTCTATGTGAAAATTGTAATGTTCAATCGTGGAACAATCAAAGCGAACCAACACTAATTGATGAACGAGATCAAGTTCTTGACTCTATGACAGCTTATCAAATTACATCTATGATGGAAGGAGCTGTTCAACGTGGTACAGCCGCACGTTTACGTTATCTTAATCGACATATCGCTGGTAAAACAGGTACAACCAATAATTCTAAAGATATATGGTTCATAGGATTTACACCTGATCTCGTGGTCGGTGTTTTCATGGGGTATGATCAACCAGCTTCATTGGGATATAACGGAACAGGAAGTTCATTAGGGGTACCAATTTTTGGTGAGTTTATACAAGCTGCTTTGAAAGACAAACCAGATGTACCGTTTAAAGTGCCAGAAGATATGATTTTAATGCCAATTAATCGCAAAACAGGTATGCTCGCTCAAACAGAAGATGATGACGTTATCATAGAAGCATTTAAACCAGGAACTGGCCCTGCTGATATATATCAAGTGATTGGTGGAACAGACTTTTTTCAAGAAGGGGTCCCAACAGTTACCACTTCTCCACAAGTGAATAAAGCTCTTCAAGATGGTGGCGGTGGATTATATTAA
- a CDS encoding peroxiredoxin, translating into MTRLMKGDIAPNFNLPRDGGGQLCLSDFKGKPVVLYFYPKDDTSGCTNEAINFTRLKEKFDEIGVTIIGMSPDNIAKHDKFKIKHKLDIILVSDEEKTTLDAYGVWVEKSMYGRKYMGVERSTFLIDATGKIAEEWRKVSVSGHAENVLTAAYSMCSVQ; encoded by the coding sequence ATGACAAGACTAATGAAGGGTGATATCGCTCCTAATTTTAATTTGCCACGTGATGGTGGAGGTCAATTATGTCTTTCTGATTTTAAAGGAAAACCAGTTGTCTTATATTTTTATCCAAAGGATGATACAAGTGGATGCACAAATGAAGCCATTAATTTTACTCGATTGAAAGAAAAATTTGATGAAATTGGGGTCACTATTATTGGTATGTCTCCAGATAATATTGCTAAACATGATAAGTTCAAAATAAAACACAAACTTGATATTATCCTTGTTTCAGATGAAGAAAAAACTACACTTGATGCTTACGGAGTTTGGGTTGAAAAAAGCATGTATGGACGTAAATACATGGGTGTCGAACGGAGCACTTTTTTAATTGATGCAACTGGAAAAATTGCTGAAGAATGGCGTAAAGTTAGCGTATCTGGACACGCTGAAAATGTTTTAACAGCTGCATACTCCATGTGTTCTGTGCAGTAA
- the tyrS gene encoding tyrosine--tRNA ligase has protein sequence MFAFKSEFLHILSERGFIHQISDKKGLDNLFSKETITAYIGFDPTASSLHAGSLLQIMMLYWLQKTGHRPIVLMGGGTGLIGDPSFKDEARCLLTYNDIAENITSIKKIFANYLTFGDKKTDACIVNNAEWLCRLNYLEFLRDVGKYFSVNRMLSFDSVRLRLEREHSLSFLEFNYMILQAYDFVELNKRYSLLVQMGGSDQWGNIVNGIELGHRLGTPQLYGLTSPLLTTSSGAKMGKSLSGAVWLNVDMLSPYQFWQYWRNTEDLDVTRFLKLYTTLPMTEISKLSALQSTEINEAKKILATEVTAMLHGRALANEALETARKTFEEKTFGENLPSIKINATELKVGIGLLTLLVQAGLAKSNSEARRYVQGSGVRVNDQIIEDETHLIVEKDVNRNEVIKLSFGKKKHVLVKPI, from the coding sequence ATGTTTGCTTTTAAGTCTGAATTTTTACATATTTTAAGCGAACGGGGATTCATTCATCAAATTTCAGATAAAAAAGGTTTAGATAACCTTTTTTCAAAGGAGACTATAACTGCTTATATTGGGTTTGACCCTACAGCTTCTAGCCTACATGCTGGAAGTCTTCTTCAAATTATGATGCTTTATTGGTTGCAAAAAACTGGTCATCGTCCTATTGTATTAATGGGTGGTGGAACAGGCTTAATTGGTGATCCATCCTTTAAAGATGAAGCTCGATGTCTTTTAACATACAATGATATTGCTGAAAATATCACGAGCATTAAAAAAATATTTGCCAATTACTTGACATTCGGTGATAAAAAAACTGATGCATGTATTGTAAATAATGCTGAATGGCTATGCCGTTTAAATTATCTAGAATTCTTGCGTGATGTAGGGAAATATTTTTCAGTTAATCGCATGTTATCATTTGATTCTGTTCGACTTAGACTCGAACGTGAACATTCTTTATCATTCCTTGAATTCAATTATATGATTCTGCAAGCTTATGATTTTGTAGAGCTTAATAAACGTTACAGCTTACTGGTACAAATGGGTGGTTCTGATCAATGGGGTAATATTGTAAATGGTATTGAATTAGGTCACCGCTTAGGAACACCACAATTATACGGTTTAACTTCACCATTGCTTACAACTTCTTCTGGCGCAAAAATGGGTAAGTCACTAAGTGGTGCTGTATGGCTCAACGTAGATATGCTTTCTCCTTATCAGTTTTGGCAATATTGGCGTAATACAGAAGATCTTGATGTTACACGATTTTTAAAGCTTTATACGACATTACCAATGACAGAGATTTCCAAACTTTCTGCATTACAAAGCACTGAAATTAACGAAGCAAAAAAGATTCTTGCAACAGAAGTTACAGCAATGTTACATGGTCGTGCTCTCGCAAATGAAGCATTAGAAACTGCGCGTAAAACTTTTGAAGAAAAAACATTTGGAGAAAATCTTCCAAGCATTAAAATCAATGCTACAGAATTAAAAGTAGGTATTGGATTGCTTACTCTTTTAGTACAGGCAGGACTTGCTAAATCAAATAGTGAAGCACGTCGGTATGTTCAAGGTAGCGGTGTACGTGTAAATGATCAAATTATTGAAGATGAGACGCATCTTATTGTTGAAAAAGATGTCAATCGAAATGAAGTAATTAAGCTGTCTTTTGGTAAGAAAAAACATGTTTTAGTTAAGCCAATTTAA